The following are from one region of the Roseobacter fucihabitans genome:
- a CDS encoding ROK family transcriptional regulator: MNIEISQPYDEEPLLGCGPIRPEPDASGASLRHRVFEQVRSAGQISRIDLAKQLRVSPASITALVAELLDLGLLRESQDTTRTTTRGRPPVALSVQPDAGYVVGIKLARAQHTALLVDAAGRPLAQASLACALRRRSLAQMITETGQVLDALLEQANLSRADIACIGLGMPGMIDHASGQMVWSPLLTEKNRPLRALAEDAFGVPVAVDNDANLVTLAELWFGKGRAMADFAVVTVEQGVGMGLVINHRLYRGAGSLGMELGHTKVQMDGALCQCGQRGCLEAYIADYALVREASTALDPSDLGTVAPDVMLQQLYEQAKAGNEAARVIFRRAGRFLALGLANIVNLFDPPLIILAGERMQYDYLYADEVLREMHSLSLNRDAAPQQVETHAWGDLMWAHGAAALALSEIADAMAERRV, encoded by the coding sequence ATGAATATCGAGATTTCTCAACCTTACGATGAAGAGCCCCTGTTGGGCTGTGGTCCGATTCGCCCTGAACCCGATGCCAGCGGGGCCAGCCTGCGTCACCGCGTCTTCGAACAGGTCCGCTCGGCAGGGCAGATTTCACGCATTGATCTGGCCAAACAACTGCGCGTCAGCCCCGCCTCCATTACGGCACTTGTGGCTGAATTGCTGGATCTGGGGTTGTTGCGCGAAAGTCAGGACACCACCCGCACCACGACCCGTGGCCGCCCCCCTGTCGCGCTTTCCGTACAGCCGGACGCGGGCTATGTCGTGGGCATCAAACTGGCACGCGCACAGCATACCGCCCTGCTGGTGGATGCCGCCGGTCGGCCTTTGGCGCAGGCCAGCCTTGCCTGCGCGCTCCGGCGCCGGTCACTGGCGCAGATGATCACCGAAACCGGGCAGGTCCTGGATGCTCTGCTGGAACAAGCCAACCTGTCGCGCGCCGATATCGCCTGCATCGGTCTCGGTATGCCCGGCATGATTGATCACGCCTCGGGTCAGATGGTCTGGTCCCCGCTGCTCACGGAAAAAAACCGCCCCCTGCGCGCGCTGGCAGAGGATGCCTTTGGGGTGCCCGTCGCGGTCGATAACGACGCCAACCTTGTGACCCTTGCGGAACTGTGGTTCGGCAAGGGCCGCGCCATGGCTGATTTCGCGGTGGTCACTGTGGAACAGGGCGTCGGCATGGGCCTTGTGATCAACCACCGCCTGTACCGCGGGGCTGGATCGCTGGGCATGGAGCTTGGCCACACCAAGGTGCAGATGGACGGGGCGCTGTGCCAATGCGGGCAACGCGGATGTCTGGAGGCCTATATCGCCGATTACGCGCTGGTGCGGGAGGCCTCCACCGCGCTGGACCCCTCGGATCTGGGCACTGTCGCGCCCGATGTGATGCTGCAACAGCTCTATGAACAGGCCAAGGCGGGCAATGAGGCGGCCCGCGTTATCTTCCGGCGCGCCGGTCGGTTTCTGGCACTGGGGCTCGCCAATATCGTGAACCTGTTTGACCCGCCCCTGATCATTTTGGCGGGGGAACGTATGCAATATGATTACCTTTATGCCGATGAGGTGCTGCGCGAGATGCACAGCCTGTCTCTGAACCGGGACGCGGCCCCGCAACAGGTCGAAACCCACGCCTGGGGCGATTTGATGTGGGCGCATGGGGCGGCGGCGCTGGCTCTTTCGGAAATCGCAGACGCCATGGCGGAGCGGCGGGTATGA
- a CDS encoding substrate-binding domain-containing protein, producing the protein MKKIIVMGVAISAALSTAAYAEELKIGVSWSNFQEERWKTDEAAIKAALNDAGATYMSADAQNSAAKQLTDVEALIAQGADALIILSVDKDAVGPAVDKADAEGIPVVGYDRLIEDPRAFYLTFDNKGVGRIIAETVVAAQPNGNFAIIKGDKGDPNAGFLLEGMMEVIGEKVEAGEIKIVGEVFSDGWKPDNAQKNMEQILTANDNNVDAVLSQNDGMAGGAIAALAAQGLNIPVGGQDGDHAALNRVARGEQTVSVWKNSRALGAAAANIALDLASGTALADVKNAVKWSGGENGVEMNAIFLSPTPITAGNLSQAIDAGHISQEKACAGAMAGVAGC; encoded by the coding sequence ATGAAGAAGATCATAGTCATGGGCGTCGCCATTTCGGCCGCCCTGAGCACCGCCGCCTATGCCGAAGAGCTCAAGATCGGCGTCAGCTGGTCCAACTTTCAGGAAGAGCGCTGGAAAACGGATGAGGCCGCAATCAAGGCGGCGCTGAACGATGCCGGGGCGACATATATGTCCGCTGATGCACAAAACTCGGCCGCCAAACAGTTGACCGATGTCGAGGCGCTGATCGCACAGGGTGCGGATGCTTTGATTATCCTGTCCGTGGATAAGGATGCCGTTGGCCCCGCCGTGGACAAAGCCGATGCCGAAGGTATTCCGGTTGTGGGCTATGACCGTCTGATCGAAGACCCGCGCGCGTTTTATCTGACCTTTGATAACAAAGGTGTGGGCCGCATCATCGCCGAAACCGTGGTTGCGGCGCAGCCAAATGGTAACTTTGCCATCATCAAGGGCGACAAGGGCGATCCAAACGCCGGTTTCCTGCTTGAGGGGATGATGGAAGTCATTGGCGAAAAGGTCGAAGCTGGCGAGATCAAAATTGTGGGTGAGGTCTTTTCCGACGGCTGGAAGCCTGACAACGCTCAGAAAAACATGGAACAGATCCTGACCGCGAACGACAATAACGTCGATGCGGTGCTGTCCCAGAACGATGGTATGGCAGGCGGCGCGATTGCCGCATTGGCGGCACAAGGTCTGAACATTCCGGTCGGTGGCCAGGACGGCGATCATGCGGCGCTCAACCGTGTGGCACGTGGCGAGCAGACCGTTTCGGTGTGGAAAAACTCCCGCGCACTTGGGGCCGCGGCGGCCAATATCGCGCTGGATCTGGCAAGTGGTACGGCCTTGGCGGATGTCAAGAACGCGGTCAAATGGTCCGGTGGCGAGAATGGCGTTGAAATGAACGCGATCTTCCTGTCCCCGACGCCGATCACAGCGGGCAACCTGAGCCAGGCAATTGACGCCGGGCACATCTCTCAGGAAAAAGCCTGTGCGGGTGCGATGGCTGGCGTTGCGGGCTGCTGA
- the xylA gene encoding xylose isomerase, which produces MTDFFAGISPVTYAPDAPVDQLVYRHYNADEMVMGKRMEDHLRFAVAWWHSFAWPGGDPFGGQTFERPWFGDTMDLARLKADVAFEMFALLGQPYFCWHDADIRPEDDSFAASKRNFEEIIDYIGTKMEAQGTKLLWGTANLFSHRRFMSGAATNPDPEVFAWSAATVKNCMDATHKLKGENYVLWGGREGYETLLNTDLKRERAQAGRFLQMAVEYKHKIGFKGAILIEPKPQEPTKHQYDYDVCTVYGFLKEFGLENEVQMNIEQGHAILAGHSFEHELAMASALGIFGSIDMNRNDYQSGWDTDQFPNNVPEVALAYYEVLKAGGFSTGGTNFDAKLRRQSLDPLDLIAAHVGAMDICARGLKAAAAMIADGGLEAARDARYIGWDDPRARDWLADGTLEQIETAVCEGGIDPEPRSGQQEILENYINRFV; this is translated from the coding sequence ATGACCGACTTCTTCGCAGGCATTTCGCCCGTTACCTATGCCCCGGACGCGCCCGTGGATCAATTGGTCTATCGCCACTATAACGCCGATGAAATGGTCATGGGCAAGCGGATGGAAGACCATTTGCGCTTTGCCGTGGCCTGGTGGCACAGCTTTGCCTGGCCCGGTGGCGATCCCTTTGGCGGGCAGACGTTTGAGCGCCCGTGGTTCGGCGATACGATGGATCTGGCGCGGCTCAAGGCGGATGTGGCCTTTGAGATGTTCGCCCTGCTGGGCCAGCCCTATTTCTGCTGGCACGACGCGGATATCCGCCCCGAAGACGACAGTTTCGCCGCCAGCAAACGCAATTTCGAAGAGATCATCGACTATATTGGCACCAAGATGGAAGCGCAGGGGACCAAGCTGCTCTGGGGCACGGCGAACCTGTTTTCGCACCGTCGTTTCATGTCGGGAGCCGCGACGAATCCCGATCCGGAGGTCTTTGCCTGGTCGGCGGCTACGGTCAAGAACTGCATGGATGCGACCCATAAGCTCAAGGGTGAAAACTACGTGCTCTGGGGCGGGCGCGAGGGGTATGAAACCCTGCTGAACACGGATTTGAAACGCGAACGCGCGCAGGCCGGGCGGTTCCTGCAAATGGCGGTGGAATACAAACACAAGATCGGCTTCAAGGGCGCGATCCTTATTGAGCCGAAACCGCAGGAGCCGACCAAGCATCAATATGATTACGACGTCTGCACCGTCTACGGGTTCCTCAAGGAATTCGGTCTGGAAAATGAGGTCCAGATGAACATTGAACAGGGCCATGCAATCCTTGCCGGTCATAGCTTTGAGCATGAATTGGCCATGGCCTCGGCGCTGGGGATTTTCGGCTCCATCGACATGAACCGCAATGATTACCAATCTGGCTGGGACACGGATCAATTTCCCAACAATGTGCCTGAGGTGGCGCTGGCCTATTACGAGGTGCTGAAGGCTGGTGGGTTCAGCACGGGGGGGACGAATTTCGATGCGAAGCTGCGCCGCCAGAGCCTGGACCCGCTGGATTTGATCGCAGCACATGTAGGGGCGATGGACATCTGCGCGCGTGGGCTAAAGGCCGCGGCGGCAATGATCGCGGACGGTGGGCTGGAAGCTGCGCGCGACGCGCGGTACATAGGCTGGGATGATCCGCGCGCGCGCGATTGGTTGGCCGATGGCACGTTAGAGCAGATCGAAACGGCTGTCTGTGAGGGTGGGATCGACCCGGAACCGCGGTCCGGACAACAGGAAATCCTAGAAAATTACATCAATCGCTTCGTCTAA
- a CDS encoding ATP-binding cassette domain-containing protein, which yields MTTQRTETPLVQLKDISISFGGIRAVDHVSLDLYPGEVVGLLGHNGAGKSTLIKILAGAYQKDSGEIWINGERAEITSPRDARDYNIETIYQTLALADNLDAASNLFLGRELVTGMGFVDDAKMESETAKIMARLNPNFKKLKEPVSALSGGQRQSVAIARAVYFNAKILIMDEPTAALGVHETQMVAELIHELKKQGLGIFLISHDTREMLDLCDRVSVMKNGQMIGTERVEDVTEDDILSMIIMGKKPDQAA from the coding sequence ATGACAACCCAACGCACCGAAACCCCGCTTGTCCAACTCAAGGATATTTCGATCTCCTTTGGCGGCATCCGCGCGGTCGATCACGTCAGCCTCGATCTCTATCCCGGCGAAGTCGTCGGCCTTCTCGGCCATAACGGTGCCGGTAAATCGACGCTGATCAAGATCCTCGCGGGGGCCTATCAAAAAGACAGCGGCGAGATATGGATCAACGGTGAAAGGGCGGAAATCACCAGCCCGCGTGATGCGCGCGATTACAACATCGAAACCATCTACCAGACGCTGGCGCTGGCGGATAATCTCGATGCAGCCTCCAACCTGTTTCTGGGGCGTGAATTGGTCACCGGCATGGGCTTTGTCGATGACGCCAAGATGGAGAGCGAGACTGCCAAGATCATGGCGCGCCTCAATCCCAACTTCAAGAAACTCAAAGAGCCAGTCAGCGCGCTGTCGGGCGGGCAACGTCAATCGGTGGCCATCGCGCGCGCGGTCTATTTCAACGCTAAAATCCTGATCATGGATGAACCCACGGCGGCGTTGGGCGTGCATGAAACGCAGATGGTGGCCGAGCTCATTCACGAGTTGAAAAAACAGGGTCTGGGTATTTTCCTGATCAGCCATGACACCCGCGAAATGCTGGACTTATGCGACCGCGTGTCGGTGATGAAAAACGGCCAGATGATCGGTACCGAGCGCGTCGAGGATGTGACCGAGGATGACATTCTGAGCATGATCATTATGGGCAAAAAGCCGGATCAGGCGGCGTAA
- a CDS encoding CRTAC1 family protein, which yields MRLLALCMIAQTAQAEVVFEDLSAHLPEHQYTGGWEHFVGGGVAVFDCNGDGLPDLLAAGGENPAHLMVNQGEMQFTTAPLPGFTGTTGAYPLDVDGDGHLDVMLLRVGENQLLRGDGACGFAPANDLWGYAPQDQWSTAFSATWEDNGPVMAVGNYVDRNDPDGPFEACDTNALHVWRDGGFDRQRLEPGFCALSMLFARDASGTKRLRISNDRHYYVRAGSEQMYDLGLARFLGVEDGWERIRLWGMGIASRDITGDGRAEVMLTSMGDQLMQIAGADGLYTRAPYGLGTYAQRPHLGDDGRPSTGWHAEFGDLDNDARPDLFIAKGNVDQMPGLAMEDPNSLLIQQPDGIFVERSIEAGVATVDRSRGAALVDLDGDGRLDLVVMNRRAPMELYRNVTRDTGHWLAVDLRMQAPNTRAVGALVALTAGGVTQVQEITIGGGHAGGQAGPLHFGLGAADSAQLKITWPDGRITEHRDITVDQRLVLRP from the coding sequence ATGAGGCTCCTTGCCCTGTGCATGATCGCGCAGACCGCCCAGGCCGAGGTGGTTTTCGAGGACCTGTCGGCCCACCTGCCCGAGCACCAATACACCGGAGGGTGGGAGCATTTTGTCGGCGGCGGCGTTGCGGTGTTCGACTGTAACGGGGACGGGCTGCCCGATCTGCTGGCCGCAGGCGGCGAGAATCCGGCGCACCTGATGGTCAACCAGGGCGAAATGCAATTTACCACCGCCCCCCTGCCCGGATTCACCGGGACCACCGGAGCCTATCCGCTGGATGTGGATGGGGACGGCCACCTTGATGTGATGCTGCTGCGCGTGGGTGAAAACCAGTTGCTGCGCGGGGATGGGGCCTGTGGTTTTGCGCCCGCAAATGACCTCTGGGGCTATGCGCCGCAGGATCAATGGTCCACAGCCTTCTCCGCCACATGGGAAGACAACGGGCCGGTCATGGCCGTAGGCAATTATGTGGATCGCAACGACCCGGACGGTCCGTTCGAGGCCTGTGATACAAACGCGCTGCATGTCTGGCGCGATGGCGGCTTTGATCGCCAACGGCTCGAACCGGGGTTTTGCGCGCTCTCGATGCTGTTTGCGCGTGATGCCAGCGGCACCAAGCGCCTGCGCATCTCCAATGATCGCCACTATTACGTACGCGCCGGGTCCGAGCAGATGTATGACCTCGGCCTCGCAAGGTTTCTCGGGGTCGAAGATGGTTGGGAGCGCATCCGGCTCTGGGGCATGGGCATCGCCAGCCGCGACATCACCGGGGATGGGCGCGCCGAAGTGATGCTGACCTCGATGGGGGATCAGCTGATGCAGATCGCCGGGGCGGACGGGCTCTATACCCGCGCGCCTTACGGGCTTGGCACCTATGCGCAGCGCCCGCATCTGGGTGATGACGGGCGCCCCTCGACGGGCTGGCACGCTGAATTTGGCGATCTGGACAATGACGCGCGCCCCGATCTGTTTATCGCCAAGGGTAATGTGGATCAAATGCCGGGGCTGGCGATGGAGGATCCCAATTCGCTGTTGATCCAACAGCCCGATGGCATCTTTGTCGAGCGTTCAATCGAGGCCGGCGTTGCCACAGTGGATCGGTCGCGCGGTGCGGCGCTGGTCGATCTGGACGGGGATGGGCGGCTTGATCTGGTGGTGATGAACCGGCGCGCGCCCATGGAGCTTTACCGGAACGTGACGCGGGACACGGGGCATTGGTTAGCGGTCGATTTGCGCATGCAAGCGCCGAACACAAGGGCCGTGGGCGCTTTGGTCGCGCTCACCGCAGGCGGTGTGACCCAGGTCCAGGAAATCACAATCGGTGGCGGTCATGCCGGCGGTCAGGCGGGACCTTTGCACTTTGGTCTGGGTGCTGCGGACAGCGCGCAGCTGAAAATCACCTGGCCCGATGGGCGCATCACCGAACATCGCGATATCACGGTGGATCAACGGCTGGTGCTGCGCCCCTAA
- a CDS encoding glucokinase, translating into MALILADVGGTNVRFACARGGVIDAALTRRFQNDDCASFDAALAAYLGQVKVRQIEALTVAVAGPGNGVSARLTNRDWQFDTRDLARSLDIDRVNLMNDLGALGYALDLLDEDGVRVLLPAEPSLAAQMQRLVVGIGTGFNVSPVLSHSGGVTCLLAEAGLGSLPSRMRTPLEAYLDKPAPWVRCVEDVISGPGLSRLHHEATGVRLDARVVLERAALGDAAAMASREVFAHMLGEWVQDLRLLYMPTGGIFLAGSVVRALLDSPARDIFVQTVSAQPTVKSTLPPVAISVITQDEAALLGCLAFSLSA; encoded by the coding sequence ATGGCATTAATTCTGGCAGATGTAGGCGGTACGAATGTACGGTTTGCCTGTGCGCGTGGCGGGGTCATTGACGCCGCGCTGACCCGGCGGTTTCAAAATGATGATTGCGCAAGCTTTGATGCGGCGCTCGCGGCCTATCTGGGGCAGGTGAAAGTACGCCAGATTGAGGCGCTTACCGTGGCGGTGGCCGGGCCGGGAAACGGCGTGAGCGCGCGGCTGACCAATCGTGATTGGCAGTTTGACACGCGCGACCTGGCCCGTTCTCTGGATATCGACCGGGTAAATTTAATGAATGATCTTGGGGCTTTGGGGTATGCTCTTGATCTTTTGGATGAAGATGGGGTGCGCGTTTTATTGCCCGCTGAACCGAGCCTCGCCGCGCAGATGCAGCGCCTTGTGGTCGGGATTGGCACCGGGTTTAATGTCAGCCCGGTTTTATCGCACAGTGGCGGTGTCACTTGCCTGTTGGCCGAAGCGGGTTTGGGCAGCCTCCCAAGCCGTATGCGCACACCCCTGGAGGCCTATTTGGACAAACCGGCCCCTTGGGTGCGCTGTGTTGAGGATGTGATCTCCGGCCCGGGCCTGTCGCGCTTGCATCATGAAGCGACAGGTGTTCGGTTGGACGCGCGCGTCGTGCTGGAGCGTGCGGCGCTCGGGGATGCGGCGGCGATGGCCAGCCGCGAAGTCTTTGCTCATATGTTGGGCGAATGGGTGCAGGATTTGCGCCTGCTTTACATGCCGACGGGCGGTATTTTTCTGGCCGGTTCCGTGGTGCGCGCGCTGCTCGACAGCCCCGCGCGCGATATTTTTGTGCAAACCGTAAGCGCGCAACCCACGGTGAAATCCACGCTACCCCCGGTGGCAATTTCGGTGATCACACAGGATGAGGCCGCACTTTTGGGCTGTTTGGCTTTTAGCCTGTCGGCCTGA
- a CDS encoding cytochrome-c peroxidase — protein sequence MRLLTIFSAAVFGAAACAELPAPITDGDYMDVEQAQVRLGQMLFYDPILSGNRNISCATCHHPKFATADGVALSLGEGGIGLGPQRHASVDNTPEQRIPRNAPALFNLGAHEFTRMFHDGRIEVDPSKPGGLRTPMGAEMTQGFANLLSAQTMFPVLSPDEMAGHYSENDISQAVRQGRITGPGGAWDKLSARVSDTPGYAPLIAQAFPDARHLSFTDISDAIAAFVAFEWRSDTSPFDAYLRGTAQMPAPAKLGMALFYGDAGCGTCHGGKFQTDHGFHVMGVPQFGPGKAARFESHARDRGRMRVTGRAADAYAFRTPSLRNVALTGPYGHTGSHADLAAFIRDHASPAQALARFDPAAVILPDLPEAQDWRHIEDPVEQAALRAAIQIAPVALTPADIAALVAFLEQLSDPQALEGRLGIPQAVPSGLPIDR from the coding sequence ATGCGATTATTGACGATCTTCAGCGCCGCAGTATTTGGTGCGGCGGCCTGTGCCGAGCTTCCGGCTCCGATCACCGATGGCGATTACATGGACGTGGAGCAAGCACAGGTCCGCCTGGGCCAGATGCTGTTTTATGACCCGATCCTGTCGGGCAATCGCAACATCTCCTGTGCCACCTGCCACCACCCGAAATTCGCAACCGCCGATGGTGTGGCCCTGTCGCTGGGCGAGGGGGGCATTGGGCTTGGGCCGCAGCGCCATGCCAGTGTGGACAACACCCCCGAACAACGAATCCCGCGCAATGCGCCAGCCCTTTTCAATCTTGGGGCGCATGAATTCACCCGCATGTTCCATGATGGCCGCATTGAGGTGGACCCGAGCAAACCGGGTGGCTTGCGCACGCCGATGGGCGCGGAGATGACGCAGGGCTTTGCCAATCTTTTGTCCGCACAGACCATGTTTCCGGTGCTGAGCCCGGATGAAATGGCCGGGCATTACAGCGAAAACGACATCTCTCAGGCGGTGCGGCAAGGGCGGATCACGGGACCGGGTGGCGCGTGGGACAAATTGAGCGCGCGGGTGTCGGACACGCCGGGCTATGCGCCCTTGATTGCGCAGGCCTTTCCGGACGCGAGGCACCTGAGCTTTACCGATATATCCGATGCGATTGCCGCTTTTGTCGCCTTTGAGTGGCGCTCCGACACCAGCCCTTTTGACGCCTATTTGCGCGGGACGGCGCAGATGCCAGCACCGGCCAAACTGGGCATGGCGCTGTTTTACGGCGACGCAGGGTGTGGCACCTGCCACGGCGGCAAATTCCAGACGGATCACGGGTTTCACGTCATGGGCGTGCCGCAATTCGGCCCCGGCAAGGCCGCGCGGTTTGAAAGCCATGCGCGGGATAGGGGAAGGATGCGTGTGACCGGGCGCGCCGCGGATGCCTATGCGTTTCGCACACCGTCCCTGCGCAACGTCGCGCTGACCGGTCCCTACGGGCATACCGGCAGCCATGCGGATCTGGCCGCATTCATCCGCGATCACGCCTCCCCTGCGCAGGCGCTGGCGCGGTTTGATCCCGCAGCCGTGATCCTGCCGGATTTGCCGGAGGCACAGGATTGGCGGCACATAGAAGACCCTGTTGAGCAGGCGGCCTTGCGTGCTGCGATCCAGATCGCACCTGTTGCCTTGACGCCTGCGGATATCGCGGCCTTGGTCGCGTTCTTGGAGCAATTGAGCGACCCGCAAGCCCTGGAGGGGCGTTTGGGCATTCCTCAAGCCGTGCCGAGCGGTTTGCCGATCGACCGTTAG
- the xylB gene encoding xylulokinase, which produces MYLGLDLGTSGLKGVVIDADQRILAEATAPLSVTRPQSGWSEQNPADWLAAAETVMTALAAQRDLKDVRGMALSGHMHGATLLGGADNVLRPCMLWNDTRSYRQAARLDGDPQWRALSGNIVFPGFTAPKVAWVRDNEPEVWEKTFKILLPKDYLRLWLTGEAVSEMSDAAGTSWLDTGKRDWSDALLTASGLSRDHMPRLVEGSEVSGHLRDTLAMRWGLPKGVVVAGGAGDNAAAAVGMGVVKPGQAFISLGTSGVLFAASASYQPDAPSAVHSFCHALPETWHQMGVILACTDALNWYAQLVGSDANALTQGLGALEPPSETLFLPYLGGERTPHNDAAARGAFLGLSHATDQTAATRAVLEGVSFAFKDCHDALASTGTQINSLVAVGGGSKSDYWLSLLATVLDMPIDVPRDGDFGGAFGAARLAQMAATGAGAELATAPATARTIAPQPALQEAFSARHHQYRSAYQALKEAL; this is translated from the coding sequence ATGTATCTGGGACTCGATCTGGGGACTTCCGGGCTCAAGGGCGTGGTGATCGACGCGGATCAACGCATACTTGCCGAGGCCACCGCACCTTTAAGTGTCACGCGGCCCCAGAGCGGCTGGTCTGAGCAGAATCCGGCGGATTGGCTGGCAGCTGCTGAAACGGTCATGACGGCCCTTGCTGCGCAGCGCGACCTGAAAGATGTGCGCGGTATGGCCCTGAGCGGCCACATGCATGGGGCGACGTTGCTGGGCGGTGCCGATAATGTGCTGCGGCCCTGCATGCTCTGGAATGATACGCGCAGCTACCGCCAGGCCGCGCGCCTTGACGGCGACCCGCAATGGCGCGCGCTGAGCGGCAACATCGTGTTCCCAGGCTTCACCGCACCCAAGGTCGCATGGGTGCGCGATAATGAACCCGAGGTTTGGGAAAAGACATTTAAAATCCTGCTGCCCAAGGACTACCTGCGTCTCTGGCTCACGGGCGAGGCCGTATCGGAAATGTCCGATGCTGCCGGAACCAGTTGGCTCGACACGGGCAAGCGCGATTGGTCGGATGCACTTTTGACAGCCTCTGGATTGAGCCGCGATCACATGCCGAGGCTGGTAGAAGGCTCCGAAGTTTCGGGCCACCTGCGCGACACATTGGCGATGCGTTGGGGCCTGCCCAAAGGCGTGGTGGTCGCGGGCGGGGCGGGGGATAATGCCGCCGCCGCCGTGGGTATGGGCGTCGTAAAACCGGGTCAGGCGTTTATTTCGCTGGGCACGTCGGGTGTGCTTTTTGCGGCCTCTGCGTCCTATCAACCCGATGCGCCCAGTGCGGTGCATAGTTTCTGTCACGCGCTGCCCGAGACATGGCACCAGATGGGGGTCATCCTGGCCTGTACGGACGCGCTCAATTGGTACGCCCAATTGGTCGGTTCGGATGCAAATGCGCTGACGCAAGGGCTTGGCGCGCTGGAACCGCCGTCTGAAACCCTATTCCTGCCCTATCTGGGGGGCGAGCGGACGCCGCATAATGATGCGGCGGCACGGGGGGCGTTCCTTGGGCTGTCCCATGCCACCGATCAGACCGCCGCCACCCGCGCCGTACTGGAGGGCGTCAGCTTTGCGTTTAAGGACTGCCATGATGCGCTGGCCAGCACGGGCACGCAGATCAACAGCCTTGTTGCCGTCGGCGGGGGCAGCAAATCCGACTATTGGCTGAGCCTTCTGGCCACGGTGCTGGATATGCCCATTGATGTACCGCGCGACGGTGATTTTGGTGGCGCCTTCGGCGCGGCGCGTCTGGCGCAGATGGCCGCGACGGGGGCCGGGGCCGAACTGGCAACCGCGCCCGCAACCGCCCGCACGATCGCCCCGCAACCGGCGTTGCAGGAGGCCTTCAGCGCGCGCCATCACCAATATCGCTCAGCCTATCAAGCCCTTAAGGAGGCCCTATGA
- a CDS encoding sugar ABC transporter permease, which yields MSDQTTQPTGSKPEAEGAVARFFRETELDTRLLGMLGALALIWIGFHFYGQMFRGGGFFLTPRNLWNLSVQTASIGIMATGMVLVIITRHIDLSVGSILGFCAIIMGVVQVNILPQYLGLGHPLIWIIAILVGIICGTFIGAFHGALIAYGKIPAFIVTLGGLLVWRGAAFLVARGETISPVDPTFALLGGGPYGAIGATGSWIVGLLGCAAVLGLIIMGRRKRNSFNIAQRPVWAESFIAIVGCGAVIAAVLLVNAYPWPRGIVRRYAEANSIEIPDGGLFISHGFAIPVLILVAVAIFMTILMSRSRFGRYVYAIGGNPEAAELAGINTRWMTVKIFALMGALTGLSAVVASARLGSATNALGTLDELYVIAAAVIGGTSLAGGVGTIYGAILGALVMQSLQTGMVLIGFDAAMQQIVVGSVLVLAVYLDILYRRKSK from the coding sequence ATGAGCGATCAAACCACCCAACCGACGGGTTCAAAGCCCGAAGCAGAAGGCGCCGTGGCGCGGTTTTTCCGCGAAACCGAACTGGACACACGCCTGTTGGGCATGTTGGGCGCGCTGGCGCTGATCTGGATCGGTTTCCATTTTTATGGCCAGATGTTTCGCGGCGGCGGCTTTTTCCTGACGCCGCGCAACCTGTGGAACCTGTCGGTGCAAACCGCCTCCATCGGGATCATGGCGACGGGGATGGTGCTGGTCATCATCACGCGCCACATTGACCTCTCGGTCGGATCGATCCTGGGGTTCTGCGCGATCATCATGGGGGTGGTGCAGGTCAATATACTGCCGCAATACCTTGGCCTCGGACATCCGCTGATCTGGATCATTGCGATCCTGGTGGGCATCATCTGCGGCACCTTTATCGGGGCCTTTCACGGCGCGCTGATCGCTTATGGCAAGATCCCCGCGTTTATCGTAACGCTGGGCGGCTTGCTGGTCTGGCGCGGCGCGGCTTTCCTTGTGGCGCGCGGCGAGACCATTTCGCCGGTTGATCCGACGTTCGCCTTGCTGGGGGGCGGGCCTTACGGGGCGATCGGTGCCACGGGCAGCTGGATCGTGGGGCTTCTGGGCTGCGCGGCGGTGCTCGGCCTGATCATAATGGGCCGCCGCAAACGCAACAGCTTCAACATCGCACAGCGCCCGGTCTGGGCGGAGAGCTTCATCGCCATTGTCGGCTGTGGTGCTGTGATCGCCGCCGTCCTGCTGGTCAACGCCTACCCCTGGCCGCGCGGCATCGTGCGCCGTTACGCCGAAGCCAACAGCATCGAAATCCCCGATGGCGGCTTGTTCATCTCGCATGGTTTCGCCATTCCGGTTCTGATCCTTGTGGCCGTCGCGATCTTCATGACCATCCTGATGTCGCGCTCGCGGTTCGGGCGTTACGTCTATGCCATCGGGGGCAACCCGGAGGCGGCGGAGCTTGCAGGCATCAATACCCGCTGGATGACTGTGAAAATCTTCGCGCTGATGGGTGCTTTGACCGGGCTTTCCGCCGTGGTGGCTTCGGCCCGCCTCGGCTCGGCCACCAACGCGCTTGGCACGCTGGACGAACTTTATGTGATCGCCGCCGCCGTGATCGGGGGTACATCACTCGCGGGCGGTGTGGGGACGATATACGGGGCGATCCTCGGCGCGCTGGTGATGCAATCCTTGCAAACTGGTATGGTGCTGATCGGCTTTGACGCGGCCATGCAGCAGATCGTCGTCGGCTCGGTGCTTGTCCTTGCCGTCTATCTCGACATTCTTTACCGCCGCAAATCGAAGTGA